Genomic window (Thermoplasmata archaeon):
CGCGGCGTTGAAGGTCGCGGAACGCCTCGGTCCCGACGCCACCGTGGTCACGCTCATGGTCGACTCGGGTCTGCGGTACCTGAGCACGGACCTGTACCGCTGAGCCGCCAGACGCCTATCCCACGTGCTCCCGGAGGAACGGGATCGCGTGCGGCACGCTCAGGTCGCTCCGCGCGAACGCGGAGAGATGGCCCGTTCCGGGAATGCGCACGCCGCGCCCCTTCGGCAGCGAGGCGAGCGCCGTCTCCGTCCGGTGCTCGACGTCCTCCCGCTCCCCCGTCAGCATGAGGAGCGGGATTCCGAACGTCGCGTACAGGCTCTTCGGACCCTGCCACGACCGCCAGGCGATGCGGTCGAGTGCGTACATGAGCGGGTCGCCCTCGCGCACGTTCGCGTCGATCAGGTTGGGGAATCGGTCGTTGCCCTCCTTCATGTGGCGGTCGACGTCCTGCGCGACGCCGCGCTTCGCGACGTTCTCCCGGATGAACGCCTGCGGGTCCGCGATCGGCGGCAGCTCCGTGTAATTCTGGTCGACCAGGCTCCCCGTCCCGACGAGGGCCCGCAACCGTTCCGGGTGCGCGGCACCGAAGGCCATGCCGACCATCACGCCGTTGGAGTATCCCCAGAAGGCCGTGGACTCCACGCCGAGGTCGTCGAGGACCGCGGCGACGTCGGAGACGAAGCAGGGCATCCGATGGTCCTCGACTCCGGTCGGATGCCCGCTCCTGCCGCGCCCCCGTGGGTCCATCAGGATGATCCGGAACCCCTTGAGCGCGTCGACGTAGCCCGCGAGCTCCCAGATGCGGCCGGAGCCTCCGGCGCCCGTGTGGAAGAGGAGAGGGGGTCCCTTGCCGCGGACGTCGTAATAGATCGTCACGCCCCCGCTCTTCACCTTGGCCATGCGTCCGCCTCCGCGCCGCGCACGACGCCGGCGTTACTTACGCTTTCCCCAAGGTGGGACGCCGAGGGCCTGCGCCACACCCGCGGTGTCGGGGACGATGACGTCCGCGGCGGTGAGGCTCTCGCAGGTGTTGGTCGTCGGCACCGCGATAACGCGGAGCCCGGCAGCCTTCGCGGACTCGATGCCCAGGGGCGCCTTCTCCATGACGACCACGCGGTCCCACGCAACGCGGAGTTCGCGGAGCGCCTCTCGGCCCTTCTCGCCTTCCGAGTCCTGCGCCGTTCGAGGCCACGCCTGCAGCAGGCCTGCGGCCGCGGTTCTTCCTTCACCCGAGCCACTGCGGGAACGCGATCGTGGAGTCGAAGTCGTTCGTCGTCTTGTACCGCTCGAATCGGCCGTTCGCGGCGGAGGCCGCGGTCCGCTTCATGATCGCCGCGACCTCGGCCGCGTTCATCGGCCGGAAGGTCGTCGCGGCTCGGATGGCCTGTTCCAGGATCGTCATCGAATCGCACCCCGTGATCACGACGCTCGTGGGGAGGTTCAACGCGTACTGCAGGGCCTCGATTGGTGTCACGGTCTTCGTCTCGAGGACCTGGCGGTCTCCCAGGGGCTTCATCCCCAGGACGCCGATGTGTTCCCGGACCAGGACGGGCAGGACGCGCTTCTCGAAGCTGTCGAAGTGGGCGTCCAGCACGTTCAGCGGCATCTGGACCGTGTCGAACCGGAAACCGTGCTCCTTGGCGATCGCGAGCATCTTGAGGTGGATGGCCGGGCTCTTGTGGCCCGTGAAGCCGAGGTAGCGGATCTGGCCCGCGTCCTTGGCTTCGAGCGCGGCCTCGAGCGCGCCACCAGGGGCGAAGATCCGCTCGGGGTCCTCGGGACGGATGATCTCGTGGAACTGGAGCAGGTCGATCACGTCCGTCTGGAGCCTCCGCAGGCACTCCTCGATCTGGCCCGCCGCGGACGTTCTGGTTTGCCCGTCGATCTTGGTCATCAGGAAGACGCGTTCGCGGTATCCGTCCCGGAGCGCCTTTCCCATCCGGATCTCGCTCGCGCCGTCGTTGTAGTCCCACGAGTTGTCGAGGAAGGTGATGCCCCGGTCGATTGCGGTGCGGATGATTCGAATGGCCTCCGCTTCGGCGACCGTCGGCGCGCCGATGTGCCATCCGCCGAGTCCGATCGCGGACACGCGCTCTCCCGTGCGGCCCAGGGTGCGGATGGGGATGTCCGCGCTCTCCATTGGCTTCTGAATTGGCGCGAGGGACCCGCTCATCCTGCCCAGAACTCCTGGAGTCGATGGATTCCTCCCACTCCAACCGGGACGTCCGCTTGAGTTTTGCGCCGGCGAATCCAAGTTAGTTCTGCTCGCCTCTAGTCGATGAGTTTCGCCCGATCCGGGTCCGGTGCCCGGACGCGGCCCCAGGTCCTCACGGCGTGGTCCGCCACGGCGGTGCCTGCGTAGAACCCAATGACCACTTCGACGACGCTGGTGAGGTTCCCGATGAACGTGGTCGCCAAATCCTTGCTCGCGGTGCCGACTCCCACGAAGACGAGGACCGGTGCCATACCGAAGTACACCGCGAGGACGGACGCGAGGATTGCGAGCTGGATTCCGTCCCTCTCGAAGGCTCCCTTCGCCACGTATCCCAGGAGGAGCATTCCGAGGAGCGTGATAATGCCCATGCTCCCGAGCGACCATGCCAGGGAGATGCTGCCTCCCACCCCGAACCACCAGATCAGGATGTCGATGATCACGATTCCGACGCCCACCACAACGAGTTCTCGCTTCACAGTCATCTGCGACACCCCCTCCGCATCTCATCCGTGGCGGGCGCCTTAATGGTATGGCGCGTTCTCTCGCCGGATTTCAGGGACCGCGGCACGGGGCAGATTTCGTCGGACTGCCTCGGGCAGGGGGTTCTCGGAGAGCCCAGCGGTTGGTGGTCACATCTGTCCGGATGAGGCAAGTACCAGGACCGCTCTCCTCCCGACCAAGGAGCAGCGATCGACGTGGCGGAGATGAATCGCGTGTCGCGGTTCTTCGTGAACCGGTTCAACGCGCGGCGGAGCGCGCGGATTCACGCCTGGATTCAGAGGAGCGTCTCCTTCCCGGCGGGTGCCAGTCTCCTGGAGATCGGATGCGGGAACGGGGACCTCGCGGCGCGGGTCGTCGACGGTTTCCATCCTGCGCGGTACGTGGCCACGGACCTCGATCCCCGCCAGCTCGAGGCCGCCCGGAGGCATCTCGCGGACCGTTACCAGGGCGGTCTACCCGCAGCCCTGGAGCTGCGCGAGGCCGACATGCTCCACCTCCCGTTCCCCGACGGTTCCTTCGACGCGGTCCTCGCGGTCGTCTCGATCCACCACGCCACCCCGAACCACCACGAGTCGGGAGAGGTGCCGCACGCCCTGGCGGAGATCAACCGCGTGATCCGCCCCGGCGGCGCCCTCGTCTACGAGGAGATTCTGCACAAGGACCTGATCCGGTCGTGGCTTGCGGAACACGGGTACGTGCTCTCCGGGATCGAGCGCGGCTTCAAGCGGGAGTCCGTGGTCGCGCGGAAGCCTGGGACCGCGTGAAAGGTCCGCGAGCTACGACTTCTTGCCCTTCTTCGGAGGCATCGAACCCACGTGCACGAAGGCTTTCCGCGCCCACTCCTTGGCACGGGACACATCCTTCATCCAGGATTCGGGCAGGGTTGCATACCCGGCCATGGCGTGCCCCGTCACGGGTTCGAAGGGACCGCCGCCGCGCTCCTTGAGGAGCGTCCTCAGTTCGGGTTCCGGGAGCTTGAGGAACACCTTCTTCCCCAGGGCGCCGGCGAACATGTTCCCGTTCACAAAGCTCCCGAGACCGCCGAACATCGACCGCGTCTGGATCCTGCCATCCGCGGGGAGAATCCGGTCGTAGAAACGCCGTGTCTCCGGGTCGAGGCGCGGGAGCTTCATGGCTGCACGAATCGGGGGCCGTCGGGTAAGCCTTCCCCCGACTCGCGGAGGCGGCCACCGCGGGCTCCCCCGGCGCAAGTTCTTATATCGGTATTCCGATATCGGCAAATCGATACGAGGCACGGACCATGTGGGGCATGCATCGTCGCCGCGGACTGAGGATGTGGGTCCTCTCCCTGCTCGCCCGCGGACCCAAGAACGGCGCGGAGATCATGAACGCGATCGAGGAGATGAGCCAGGGCTGGTGGCGTCCGTCCCCGGGTTCCATCTACCCGCTCCTGGACTCGCTCGTCCAGGAGGGCCTGGCCGCGAAGCGCGCGGACGGGCGGTACGAGCTCACGGCCACGGGGCAGCAGAGCATGGAGATGCCCTGGGGCCCGTGGGGTCCCTGGGGAATGCGAGGGGCGCAGGCGCCCGGCGTGGACGGTGTGCTGAACGACATGGGCGGCTACGTCTCCTACCTGGAGGACGTCGGCCGCAGCGACCCGTCCGGGATCGACCGGAACCGGGATCGCATCAAGGGTTTGGCGGACCGTCTGTCCGCGTTGACCAAGACGTGACGGAGGACGTACGATGTACGACGAACGCAGGTGGCATCCTGGGCATTGGATTCGGCTCGGTTTCCTGGTGATCTTCGCGGTGTTCGTGGTGGCCATGATTTACTACATGTTCACCTACGCACCCGGCGTGGCGGGCACCGGACCGTTCGTGTACTGGTTCCCGTTCGGGTGGATCTGGATCTTCTTCGGGTTCTTCCTGTTCTTCGGCCTGCTTCGGTTCGCCTTCTGGGGACCCCGGTGGGGGTACTACCGCCACTACGGGTACGGGTACGGCCGGGAGAACGAGGCGTACCATATCCTCCGCGAGCGCTACGCCCGCGGCGAGATCACGAAGGACCAGTACGACGCGATGATGCGGGACCTGTACCAGCAGGCGCAGAACCCGCCGCCGAACCCGCCGCGGTACTGAGCCGGAGAGCGCGGTCCTACCGCGGCCTGCCCCTGTACCGGCGGAGGTAGCGGGAGCCCGCGCCCGGCGGCCAAAGGGCCATTAGGTGCCGCGGGATAGGTCGGCGGGACGGTACCTTGCCTCGCCCCCCACCCAGCCTCCGGTTCCTGAACCCACCGACGCTGTCTCCGCCGGCCGGCTATTCCCACGTCGCAGAGGCCACCGGGGGAAGGATCCTCTTCCTCTCGGGACAGGTGGCGCTCGAAGCCGCGGGCAAACTCGTCGGCCCGAACGATCTGGCGGCGCAGGCCCGCCAGGTGTTCAAGAACATCCAGGCGGGGTTGCAGGCGGCGGGCACGGACTTCGCCCATGTCGTCAAGCTCACGTACTACCTCGTGGACGCCTCCCAGATCGCGGTCGTCCGGGAGGTCCGGGATCAGTTCGTGGACACCAAGCATCCTCCGGCGAGCACGGCGGTCGAGATACGCCGCCTCGTCCGCGAGGACTTCCTCATCGAGGTCGACGCGGTCGCCATCGCCCCGGCTTGATCTCGAATCCCGGGCTCGCGTCGCTGCACCCCGGGTGAGGAACGCCCATGCCCACGGACGGCGCCTGCGGCTAAGGGAAGAATCCGAGGAGGACTACGACGGCCGGCCCACGGAGTAGGCGGCCCCGGCCTAGCGGACGAGGCCGAGCTGGCGGTGGAAGTCGAGCCGGTCCACCTGGTTCCACTCCTCGACGATCTTGCCGTGGGCGATCCGGTAGATCGCGATCCCGCTCATGCTCACCCGCTTCCCGGTGGGAGGCACGCCCAGGTACTCGCCGCGGTGGATCCCGCGTCCCGTGATCCGCACGACGACGCGGTCCCCGGCGGCGAAGATGTCGTCGATCACGTGCTCCGACTCCGCGAACGCCGCGGCGAAGCGCTGGAACTCCTGCTTGAGTCCCACGAGGCTTGGAGGCGACCCCGGCGTGGACGACGGGTCGTGTTCGACGTAGTCGGGCGCGAACACCTTGTCGAGGATTGCCTCGTTGCCCTTGTCGATCTCCGCGTACAGGTGGCGGATCAACGCGACGTTGGTCCTCTCGGACATGGGCCCCGGTTCGGGGAAGGGAATCCGGGTTTAAGTCGTCGACCGTCCTTCTTGGATGCACCGCCAGGGAATCCCTGGAGGAGGCCGTGCCATGAGCGAGAAACCGAGGACGTCGAGCGGCGGGCTGCCGCAGGGCCAGAAGGTGAATCTTGTCTCCCTCGTCGTATACCAAGAGGGCTCCGTGGTCAGCCGCACTCTGGTCGACGACCGGGCGGGCACGGTCACGTTGTTCGCCTTCGATCAAGGCCAGGGGCTGAGCGAGCACACGGCTCCCTACAACGCCCTGCTGCACGTCCTCGAGGGGGAGGCCCTCGTGACCGTCGCCGGAGTCGAGAACCGCGTGGCGTCCGGCGAGGCGATCCTGCTCCCGGCCGGCAAGCCCCACGCGGTCCGCGCGGCGACCCGATTCAAGATGCTCCTGACCATGGTGCGATCGGGCCGCTCCTCGCCTCGCCCAGGCTCGTAGGAGACGCTCCACCTCGCGGGCGATTTCGCGGACGGTCTCCCCCGCGGGCTGGGTCCGCGACGGCGAGGGCGAGCCGTGACAGTGCGAGCGTCTCCACCCCTTGCGGCGCCCGGATGCGCCTCCGTACGCCACGACTTGCGGTTTCGGATGGCCTCAGATCGCGCGCATCCGGTTGTTCCGGGCGTTGTGCTCGACCTCCGCCATGCCCAGTGCCTCCATGACCGGAGGTACGTAGTTCCCGAACCGGCCGCGGAATCCCTTCTTGAGCCCGTACCAGCCGCGGACGGGGTTCTTCGGAGATCGTGCCCAAGCCTCGACGGTCCCCTCAGGGGCGGGCTTCTGCTCGTCCGCGCTGCCCAGGGGCATCCAGTCGCCGTGCTCCTTGAGCATCTCGTGCAGGTCCTCGATGCAACACAGCTGGTACCGCAGCTCCGTGGATCCCGCCCGAATCACGAGGGCAGGCGGATTCGCGGAGTTGTCCTGGTACGCTTGGAACTCCGATTGCCCGCTCGGAGTCTTGAGAATCCACGGTTTCTCCTTCGTCCCCGATCCTTTCACGTCCGCCTTCGGCATGGCTGTCCCCCGACCGGCGGGAGGCATCGGACCCGAGAGTATCAACGTGTGCCCACAACTCCGCAATCGTCCCGCCACCCGAAGGCACTCGGGCGGAGGATGGGACCAACACGCCTTATGCGAGGAGACCGGTCCCGTGGCCTGAGGGAGTCCTCGTGCTGACGGCGGAGGAGCGACGGGTCCTCGCGGCGATTGACGATCGCAGGTCGGAGCTGGTCGACCTCCTCGTGCACCTGCTGCGGTTCCGGACCGTGACCCCCCTCATGGGCGAGCGGGCGAGTGGCCCGGACTACGTGAACCTCCAGGCATTCGTCGCGAAACGGATCGCGGCCCTGGGATTCAGAGTGGAAACATGGGATGCGGATGCCGCATCCCTCCCGAGATTCCCCGGCTCCGGCGTGGTGCCGGACCGCGACCTGCGCGACATGCCCGTCCTCGTGGGGCGGCGCGAAGGCCGCGGGCGGTCGCTCCTGCTCAACGCACACTACGACGTCGTCCCCGCGGGCGTGCTCGAGAACTGGAGCCAACCTCCCTTCGAAGGCGTGGTCGCGGACGGGAAGGTGTTCGGCCGCGGTGCGTGCGACATGAAGGGCGGCTTCGCCGCAATGCTCCATGCACTCGAGTGCATCGAGGCCGCGGGTGTCGATCTCCCCATGCCGCTCCTGTTCGAGTCGGTCCCCGACGAGGAGCAGACCTCGATGGGCACGCTCGCCTGCTGTGCACGCGGCCTACGTGCCGATGCCGCCATCATCCCGGAGCCCACGGATCTCCACGTCCTCGTGGCCGCACGCGGTTCGTTCAGCGGCAAGATCGTGGTCACGGGCCGCGCCGGACACTCGGAGATGGCCCAGCCGGCGTGGGAGCAAGGGGGCGCCGTCAACGCGATCGACAAGGCCGTGGAGGTCCTCCGAGGGCTCGAGGCGCTGAACGCGGAGTGGAAGGCGTCGCCGGCGAAGCGCCACAGGTACCTGGACCCCGACGTGATCGTCCCCACGATGATCCGCGGGGGCGAATGGGAGGTCATGTACCCGGAACGGGTCGAGATCACGTTCACGTCGGATTTCGTGCCCTCGACGAAGGACATGCGGGGCCAGATCCAGGCCGCCTTGGACCGTATCGCCGCCGCGGACCCGTGGATGCGGGAGCACCCGGCGGTCCTCGACGCGGGCGGCTGGCTGTACGGAGGCGAGGTGCGGGAGGACGAGGCAATCGTCCGGACCGCCTCCGCGGCCTTGGCCGATCTCGGGATCCCGCCGCAGCTCATCGGATGCGGGAGCCTCACGGACATGGTCCACCTGGTCAACTACTCGCACGTCCCCACGGTCTCCATAGGACCCTCCGTCGCAACGATCCACAAGGCGGACGAGCACGCGACGGTCGACGAACTCGTGGCCGTGGCGAAGGCGCTCGCCGTGACGATCCTGAGGTGGGGCCGAGCGGGCGTGTGACTAGAATCCTTCGATCCCCGGACGCCGGTTCTGCGCGGCGCGCTGGACGATGCGACGGATGTGCCGCTCCCGCGTCTCGGCCCGCTTGGCGTCCGTGACCCAGTGGATGCACGCATTCCGGTACGAGTTGCCCCACGCTCGGAAGTTCGCCCAAGCTTTGGGGTTCGCCCGCAGCGCTGCCCTCAGATCCGACGGCATGGGCGGGACGCGACTGGGTTGGACTGCTTGGGCCCACGCACCCAGGGCTTTGGCCGCCTCGACGACGGCGACACCCGCGGGCGCCACACGACCCTCGCGGGTGAGCCGCTCGACGCGGTCGCGGTTGGACACGGACCAGATGCTGTCTGGCCTCCGAGGGGTGAATCGCTGGACGAACCGCCGGGCATCGTGAGCCCGCAATTTGCCGTCGATCCAGCCGAAGCACAGCGCTTCCTCGAGCGCTTCGATGTAGTGAAGGCCATCGGGGGCGGACTTCTTGGAGAGGAACAGGAGGGCCTCCGCCTCCGTGGCATGATGGACCTCAAGCCACCTCCGCCACTCGCTCGCGTCGCGAAACTGCAGGGGCGTGCTCGCCATCCCTTGCGGTAAGGTTGTCGCGGGCAAGAAGCTACTCGGGGCAGGCTCGGCCCCCGAAGCCTTCATAAACCACCGGGTCTTCCGGCGGGCCACCATGGCCCGCTTCCCGGAAGCCGAGCGTCGGCTGTTGCACAAGATGATCTGCATGCAGTGCTACGCGCGGAACGCGCCGCGGGCCACGCGCTGCCGGAAGTGCGGGAGCACGGAGCTCCGGCCGAAGGCGAAGGAAGCCCGCAAGGAGTGATCGCCCCGCAGGGGCGGACGGCCGTGACTTATAGCCCGCCGATTGTGTAGGCATTCGTCCACCATGAGCTCGCGGGCGGGGTCCGTAGCCGGACTGGGGAAGCAGCGCGTCGAGTCCCTGACGGACGGCATCTTCGGCACGGTGATGACGATCCTCGGCCTCAGCCTGATCGTCCCGTACGTGACCGGGCCCGCGAACCAGCCGCTCCCGTCCCTGGCCGAACTCCTGCCCGGGGTCCTCGTCTACGCCCTGAGCTTCGTGATCATGGGCGTGTTCTGGGTCGGCCACCACGTCGTGTTCCACTACATCCGCCGCACGGACCGCACCCTGATCTGGCTGAACAACGGGTTCCTCCTGTTCATCGGCCTCCTCCCGCTCACCACCGCGCTCCTCGGCCGGCACGACCTCGTCCAGGCCACGCTGGTCGCCTACGGCCTCAACCTGATGGCGGTCCAGGCGTTCCTGTACGCGGCGTTCTGGTACGCCACGGTCCACCACCACCTCGTGGACGCGGACCTGGACGCGAACATCATCCGCTCCGGCCGCCGCCGGATCCTCCTGGGACCGTGCGTCTCCCTGATCGCGATCCTGTTCACCTTCGTGGACGCCTACATCAGCCTGGGGATCTTCGTCCTCTTCCCGATCCTGTTCATCCTGCCCGGGCAGATCGACGAGTTCTTCCGACGGCAGGAGCACCTGTAGCGCACGGGGTAATGCCGATGCCCGCCCGGAGGACCATCGAATGTTTCTTCGACGGCGCCTGCAAGGGGAACCAGTTCACGCGCAAAGGGCCCATGTGGGTCGCGTACGTGATCGGGGACGAGGAGCATGTCCACGAGATCCCGGACCTACCCTCGTCGCGCGGTCCGCCCCGGAGCAACAACATCGCGGAATACCAGGCCCTGATCCTGCTCCTGCAGCGGCTTCATGGGTTCGTTCCTGGGAATGGCTCAACTCGCTGGGTCGTGGCCGGCGACTCCCAGCTCGTCATCTACCAGATGCAGGGCCGGTACCGCGTCCGAGAGCCTCATCTCGTGGCGTTGCACGCCGAGGCCCGGCGGCTCGCCACGGGCCTCCCGGTCACGTTCCGGTGGGTGCCGCGGGGACGGAATTGCGCGGGGCACCTCCTCGAGTCGGTCTGAGCCCTGCGAAGGCTCGGGCCAAGCACTTTCACCGCTCTCCCGGGGCAACGCGGAAATACCCTGCCCGCACATGCGGGTGCCCCCGGTGGGGAGGAAGGAGAACCTTGGCGGAACCGAAACCCGGCAGCTTCGTGCACATCGAGATCGCCTCGACCGATCCGGCGAGGACGAAGAAGTTCTTCGAGGACGTCTTCGAGTGGGATTTCGAGTCCATCCCGGAGATGAACTACCACACGTACCAAGCACCTAGTCCGCCTCACGGCGGCCTCATGAGCCCTATGGAGAACCAGCACCCTGGCCTCCTGAACTACCTCATGTCCCACGACATCGACGCCGACGTGAAGAAGATCCAGGAGGCAGGGGGCCGCGTCCTCCAGCCCAAGATGGAGATCCCCGGCGTGGGCTGGTGGGCCTCGTTTGAGGAGCCGACCGGGATCGTCCTGGCCCTGTTCCAGAGCAACACCCCGGACCTCGCCGAGCGGCGCCGCGCCCGCGCACGTCAAGCCGCGCGCCGCGGACGGAAGACGAGCGGACGGGCGAAGGGCAAGAAGGGCAAGATAGGCCGCAAGAAATAGGACCGCGGCGGCCCGGGGCGAAACGGAACAAATCCCACAACGGACTAATGCCCCCCTCCGGCGATTCCGGATGCCGGAGGTGGGCAATTCCATGCCCTGCGCCAACATTGTGCCTAAGCCACCGAACTAGGACGAGGCGCGCAATCCCTGGCGGCTCTCGATGTCGACGAGCAACGCCTCGGCCTCTCGATTGAGTTTCATGTTGCCGATCCTTTTTGAAAGGACCACTGCTTCGAGCAGGTGGGTCGTAGCTTGGCTGACGTCGCCGTTGCGCATGTAGAACTCGCCAATTTGCCGAAGCGCCAGGGCGAGATCTGCGGGGCCTCCGTAGCGCCGCAGCGAGGCGAGCCCCGCCTCCCAAGCGATCCTCGCCCGAGCCCAGTGTCCAAGCCCCATCTGTCGTTGTCCCTCGTATGTCTTCAGCAAGGCCAGGGTGTCCTTCTCTTCGAGGGTCTCAAAATACCCCCCTGCTTCCTGAACAAGATTTCCTGCTTCGTGGAATCGCCTGAGCTCGATGAGAGCTCCAGTCCGGCCAAGGGCGGCATAGGCTGTAAGACGCAAGTTGCCAAGGAGTCGCGCGATTTCCCCGCCCTTCTCATAATGGGCGAGGCTTTCCTCCAGGTTTCCGATCTCCTCAAGCGTGGTGCCGACAACGATGTGCGCACGGGCGACCGCCGTGAGGTTGGCCGAGCGTTCTGCCACTCGCAAGCCCTCTAGTGTCAACTCGAGCCCCCTTTCCTGAGCGCCTTGTCGCGTTTGGAGGCTGCCGAGCGCGAGTAGCGTCCTCGAGAGAGCCGCGCGATCCGGCAGGTCCGTAGCAAGATCGACCGCTTCATCGAGATGGTTGGCCGCCTGGCCCAGGTTCCCGAGCGCCTGCTCCGCAAGGGCCATCTCACGAAGCACTTCCGCCATCTCAACGGGGTTTCTCTCCTGAAGTAGGCGGGCCCGAGCCTCCACCAGGTACCCCAGAGCTGTGGAGTACCGATTCCGGCAACGCTCGAGAAAGGCCATCTTGCGCAGGATTCTGGGTACCCGTGTGCGCAGCTCAGAGCTCTCGGCCAGCTTCTCTGCATGTCCGTACTGGAACAGAGCGGGTCCCACATGCCCACGGATGCGGAGGCTGTCCCCGAGCACCTCCGCAAAGATACAGAATGCGGTGGGATTGCTTTCGTCGAGAGTCAGGCCGCGCGCGAGGCCAGATATTTCCTCTGCAGCCACAGAGTCAAGCAGAGATCCATCCTCTGCGTCCAACAACGCTGCCGCTTCCAGCGCCTTTCCCGCTTCGAGAAGGTGATACACCCCCTCCCATCTTTCGCGGGGGTCTGAGGCCCGAAGCAGGGTGGATGCCGCGCGCGAGTGGAGCCTCCGCCGTTTGGCGTCCGAAATCTGGCTCCCGACGAACTCGCGAACGAGATCATGCATCTCAAATCCGCCGGCGACTGTCCGCTCGAGTAGGCTCCGTTCCGCGAGGTTTCCCAGGGTTCTGGGGTCCGCCGAAGCCACATCCTCCAGAGTGCGTTCGTTTACCGCCCTTCGAAAGATCGAGGCGGCCTCCAAGACCGACCGGTCCTTTGTGGACAGGGAATCCCAGACCTCATCCCGTAGATACCGTTGCACCACTGAACCCCGACCGGTCCCCGTCGAGGCCGCGAGATGCAGCAGGAGTGGATGCCCACGCGTCTTGCGGATGATTTCATCTGCGAGGTTGGACTCCGGACCGAGGCCGCGGGACCGAAGGAGAGTCCTCGAGGCGCTCGAATCGAGACCCTGCACTTGGCGTGCGTCGAGCAATGAAGTTCGTCGGCTTCGGTGGCTCAGCCACTTCGGGAATCGGCGGCCTATGAGGATGACACGACAAGCGAATTGTGCGTTTGTGCCAGCGAACAGGCTCGAAATCAGTCTCGCCAGGTCCCTCGATGCCTGATCCGCGTTGTCGAGGACCACGAGGATCGGCCCTTCATCTAGGTCCCGCTTGAGGACGCGTGCGATGAACGCGGGGTCCAGGGGGACTCCCTGGGAGAGATGGGCCGCCAGGGTGGGCTTCCCGAGCGCCGCGAGGAACGCACCGAAATCGCTCAAGAGGCCCGCGGGCGTCGACGAGCGGTGTGCCTCGAACCCATACACAGGCACCCCTAGCCCCCGCCCTTGGGCCCATGTGGCCACGAGGGCGCTCTTCCCGATCCCCGC
Coding sequences:
- a CDS encoding 50S ribosomal protein L40e, translating into MARFPEAERRLLHKMICMQCYARNAPRATRCRKCGSTELRPKAKEARKE
- a CDS encoding alpha/beta fold hydrolase, coding for MAKVKSGGVTIYYDVRGKGPPLLFHTGAGGSGRIWELAGYVDALKGFRIILMDPRGRGRSGHPTGVEDHRMPCFVSDVAAVLDDLGVESTAFWGYSNGVMVGMAFGAAHPERLRALVGTGSLVDQNYTELPPIADPQAFIRENVAKRGVAQDVDRHMKEGNDRFPNLIDANVREGDPLMYALDRIAWRSWQGPKSLYATFGIPLLMLTGEREDVEHRTETALASLPKGRGVRIPGTGHLSAFARSDLSVPHAIPFLREHVG
- a CDS encoding class I SAM-dependent methyltransferase, which gives rise to MNRVSRFFVNRFNARRSARIHAWIQRSVSFPAGASLLEIGCGNGDLAARVVDGFHPARYVATDLDPRQLEAARRHLADRYQGGLPAALELREADMLHLPFPDGSFDAVLAVVSIHHATPNHHESGEVPHALAEINRVIRPGGALVYEEILHKDLIRSWLAEHGYVLSGIERGFKRESVVARKPGTA
- a CDS encoding TfoX/Sxy family protein → MKLPRLDPETRRFYDRILPADGRIQTRSMFGGLGSFVNGNMFAGALGKKVFLKLPEPELRTLLKERGGGPFEPVTGHAMAGYATLPESWMKDVSRAKEWARKAFVHVGSMPPKKGKKS
- a CDS encoding RidA family protein; the protein is MPRPPPSLRFLNPPTLSPPAGYSHVAEATGGRILFLSGQVALEAAGKLVGPNDLAAQARQVFKNIQAGLQAAGTDFAHVVKLTYYLVDASQIAVVREVRDQFVDTKHPPASTAVEIRRLVREDFLIEVDAVAIAPA
- a CDS encoding ester cyclase, which produces MSERTNVALIRHLYAEIDKGNEAILDKVFAPDYVEHDPSSTPGSPPSLVGLKQEFQRFAAAFAESEHVIDDIFAAGDRVVVRITGRGIHRGEYLGVPPTGKRVSMSGIAIYRIAHGKIVEEWNQVDRLDFHRQLGLVR
- a CDS encoding PadR family transcriptional regulator — its product is MWGMHRRRGLRMWVLSLLARGPKNGAEIMNAIEEMSQGWWRPSPGSIYPLLDSLVQEGLAAKRADGRYELTATGQQSMEMPWGPWGPWGMRGAQAPGVDGVLNDMGGYVSYLEDVGRSDPSGIDRNRDRIKGLADRLSALTKT
- a CDS encoding ArgE/DapE family deacylase; protein product: MLTAEERRVLAAIDDRRSELVDLLVHLLRFRTVTPLMGERASGPDYVNLQAFVAKRIAALGFRVETWDADAASLPRFPGSGVVPDRDLRDMPVLVGRREGRGRSLLLNAHYDVVPAGVLENWSQPPFEGVVADGKVFGRGACDMKGGFAAMLHALECIEAAGVDLPMPLLFESVPDEEQTSMGTLACCARGLRADAAIIPEPTDLHVLVAARGSFSGKIVVTGRAGHSEMAQPAWEQGGAVNAIDKAVEVLRGLEALNAEWKASPAKRHRYLDPDVIVPTMIRGGEWEVMYPERVEITFTSDFVPSTKDMRGQIQAALDRIAAADPWMREHPAVLDAGGWLYGGEVREDEAIVRTASAALADLGIPPQLIGCGSLTDMVHLVNYSHVPTVSIGPSVATIHKADEHATVDELVAVAKALAVTILRWGRAGV
- a CDS encoding cupin domain-containing protein, with product MSEKPRTSSGGLPQGQKVNLVSLVVYQEGSVVSRTLVDDRAGTVTLFAFDQGQGLSEHTAPYNALLHVLEGEALVTVAGVENRVASGEAILLPAGKPHAVRAATRFKMLLTMVRSGRSSPRPGS
- a CDS encoding aldo/keto reductase, giving the protein MSGSLAPIQKPMESADIPIRTLGRTGERVSAIGLGGWHIGAPTVAEAEAIRIIRTAIDRGITFLDNSWDYNDGASEIRMGKALRDGYRERVFLMTKIDGQTRTSAAGQIEECLRRLQTDVIDLLQFHEIIRPEDPERIFAPGGALEAALEAKDAGQIRYLGFTGHKSPAIHLKMLAIAKEHGFRFDTVQMPLNVLDAHFDSFEKRVLPVLVREHIGVLGMKPLGDRQVLETKTVTPIEALQYALNLPTSVVITGCDSMTILEQAIRAATTFRPMNAAEVAAIMKRTAASAANGRFERYKTTNDFDSTIAFPQWLG
- a CDS encoding SHOCT domain-containing protein, producing the protein MYDERRWHPGHWIRLGFLVIFAVFVVAMIYYMFTYAPGVAGTGPFVYWFPFGWIWIFFGFFLFFGLLRFAFWGPRWGYYRHYGYGYGRENEAYHILRERYARGEITKDQYDAMMRDLYQQAQNPPPNPPRY
- a CDS encoding YdeI/OmpD-associated family protein; the protein is MASTPLQFRDASEWRRWLEVHHATEAEALLFLSKKSAPDGLHYIEALEEALCFGWIDGKLRAHDARRFVQRFTPRRPDSIWSVSNRDRVERLTREGRVAPAGVAVVEAAKALGAWAQAVQPSRVPPMPSDLRAALRANPKAWANFRAWGNSYRNACIHWVTDAKRAETRERHIRRIVQRAAQNRRPGIEGF